The genome window tttcaaaaatttcgccagagtttcccatgtaactaggcctatccacctgtcagagagcccagaaacacatccttaaaacatatacataaatcaatgacgtaacataactcataacaacaccaatcatggcctcacatacaatatatttagaaagaaACACCTTTACATTATCTGAATAAGTGATACAAAATAAATTCATAGGCGACAGTTTTGTAAAAGGTGACATAGCTtatacaaacaagtaaggatacttctttttcatctcttcctcggcctcccaagtagccttttCAACCTGCTGTTTTGCCATACCACCTTTactgaggcaatttctttattcctcaactttaggacttgtctatcaagaatggcaactggaatttcttcataggagttattcattaacctcaatggtctcaaccggcataatagctgacggatctccaacgaccttcttcaacatagacacatggaataccgggtgcactaatgacatcttgggtggtagctcaagcttgtacgctacctgaccaatcctctgaatgattttgtatggcccgacatacctcggattCAATTTCTCTTTCCTTcaaaaccgcattatacccttcatgggggaaaccttcaagaatacctaatcatcttctttgaactctaagtctctgcgacgaacattcgaataggatttttgacgactctaaGCAGTTTTCaatcgctccttaatgattttaaccttttccatagcctgatgcacaaggtccaGTCTTATCAGCTCAGCTgtcccaatctcgaaccacccaatgggagatctacatctcctaccatataacgCCTAagatggtgccatctgaatactagcatgtaagttgttgttataagcaaactctatgagtggaaaatgatcatcccagctacccttgaagtggagaacacaagcacacaacatgtcctcaagtatctgaatagtccgctctgcctgcccgtcggtctgtggatggaaagatGTACTAAggttcacctgagtacccaaaccttgctgaaatttcatccaaaaatttgCTGAGAACTGAGCTCCTCGATCGGAggtgatagaaactggagtgccatgcagcctgactatttccttgatatacaactgagcatactgttccactatgtcggtagatttaactggcaagaagtgttctgatttcgtgagtcaatccacaatcaccctaattgagtcaaacttgcgcggaatACGTGGTAGTCCTACCAAAAAattcatattaatcatttcccactttcacgtgggaatttctatgttctgtgccaacccaccaggccgttggtgttcggcctttacttgctgacaattcggacaccttgccataaagtccgccacattccttttcatgtcattccaccaatagacttccttgagatcatgatacatctttgtagagcccggatgcacggaatacctgaaagtgtgagcctcggtcataattctttcccagagaccatctacatttggaacacatagccgcccttggtaccttagtgtaccatcatccgcaccaagagtaaaagccatagttttatatttgtgaatcccctccttcaattgtaccaacaatggatcactgtattgcttctctttgacttccacaacaagcaatgattcagccctattttgcacaattacccatccttcactagagtctgcaagacgaactcccaaactagctaactggtgaacctccccGGCCAACGGCCtctgacatgcctccaagtgagccaaactacccatagatttccggctaagagcatcctccaccacattggctttccccgggtgatataggatatcgatgtcataatccttaagtaactcaagctattttctctgcctcagattcaactccttctgtttgaaaatatattgaaggctcttgtggtctgtgaatacatccacatggatcccgtacaaataatgacgccaaatcttcaatacaAGAACCACCGCctcaagttctaagtcatgtgttggatagttcttttcatgattcttgagttgcctagaagcataagctataaccttgctgTATTGCATTagcacacacccaagcccgatctttgaagcatcgcaatataccacaaacccatctgtaccctctggtagggtcaacaccggtaccatagtcaatcttgatttcaactcctggaagctcctttcataagcatcggaccattggaacttaaccgctttttgagtcaatttagtcaacggagaggcaagagtagagaacccctccacaaacttcctgtaatatcctgctaagcccaagaaattgCGAATCTCGATtggtgttgtaggtctaggccaattcttcaccgctgcaatcttttgagggtcaactttaattccttctctggagacaacatgacctaagaatgtgacagattcgagccaaaattcacattttgaaaatttcgcttacaattggtgctgatgaagagtctacaaaattgccttgagatgatcggcatggtcctctcgacctcgtgaatacacaagaatatcgtcaatgaatactatcacaaaggaatcgagGAAATGCTTGAAAACCCAACTCATAATATTCATGAAAGCCACcgaggcatttgttagcccaaaagacatcaccagaaattcaaagtgcctatATCGGGccctgaaagctgttttcagaatatcctgctccctgatcttcaattggtggtacccggaccGTAAATCAATGGAGAAGTACCTAAcatcctgtaactgatcaaacaaatcatctattcttggtaatgggtatttgtttttgattgtgactttgttgagctgccgatagtcaatacacattctcagtgacccatctttcttccttacaaaaagaactagtgcgccccatggtgacacactcggtcggatgaaacccttctcaaacaaatccttcaattgttcctttagctccttcaattctgctagtGCCATCATGTAGGGcgaaatagatataggctgcgtgcctggcatcacatcaaccccaaaatcaatctccatgtctggcagaatcccagggagctcatcaggaaagacctctggaaattcattcacaactggcacagactcgagtgtaggcgcctcagcatcggtgtccgtaacccagaccaaatgatagatacacctcttattaatcatctttgtggccttaaggtaagaaataaacctaccttttggcatcacattattccccttccattcaacaactagctcatttggaaattcaaacctcacagttctagttcggcaatcgaACTTGGCaaagcatgaataaagccaatccattctcataattacatcaaaatcgatcatccccaattcaatgagattggcCAAGGTGTCCCGACCAtgtaccgtgacaacacaacccctataaacccgtgcggacacaatagactcgccaactggAATAGATATAGAGAAAGGTTCAGGAAGCTGTtccagttctatcccaaattccatagcaacataaggggtaacataagacaaggtggaaccgggatcaataagaacatatatatcatgagattggacagtcaatatacctgtgacaacatctggagaagcctctgcactctggcgaCCGCTTATAGCATAAAAACagttgggtcctcctgaactctgcgcaccacccctagctgcaccacgccctgctggtgctggagtgcctcgagctggagggggtgctgaagatgtagcagctgcagaactggatggctgTGATGTGCCACTGCCCACACCGTGTTgggatgaacgacactccctctgaatatgacccctcaatccgtaCCCGTAACATATAAGCaggtccatgtagcagatccccgagtgcatcttcccacacctggggcatgggggcctctgctgctgctggaatctccctcctaatTGTctctgctggtggggtcccctgctaccctgattgggcctgaaatgactcccctgctgctgactgggccctgctggcagtgcactggctgaagactgagcaaaatactaggatggccctgatgaccctccctaAAAGttgatcttcccccaccaaatgactcccaaaagttgcccgcggaccgggccttgttgttaccctctcgctccattctgttcttcaacttacgattctctgtagcttgagcaaatgctaccatcttcccatagttcatatctgaattcaaggcagctgtggCGGCCTCATTggtaaccaaggggctaaggccctacacaaaccggcgcactctagcctacGTAGTAGGCAACATAAGAATGGAATATTTAGACAGACGCACGAACTCCATGtcatactcccacacactcttacttccttgcttaaggttctcaaactctgTGGCACGAGCTTCCCTAGTCTCAGTAGGTAAGAAATGTTCCATGAAAGCGTcaacaaactcactccacctcgctggagggctcccctcctcccgagagtcctcccatagctcaaaccaagaataggccacccctttcaggcagtaggcgtccaactccactccctccatctcagtagcgcgcataacccggagagtcttatgcatctcatcaatgaagtcatgtAGGTCCTCCTTGagattagcacccgtgaacaccggaggatccaactgaagaaacttgttcaccctagaaccattagaatccccttgttggctagaagaagtgggtgcaacatttgatctctgggcctgagaagccactatctgtgtcagcatctagatagctcccctaagatacCCGTCGAAAATACCAAAACCGGAAGCTGGGGCTAGTGGTGGAACCggaatatcaattggaggaatcgctgcaccctcagtaggttcAGGAACTGGCATGGCAtggtcaggtgtagtggaattaggcagtgtaacagtcgggggattatccccacccctcgggtattcacccccatcatcaaataaagggtcaactgccactcttGAGGTGACATTGGCTcattggccagttcttgctctcttcttaggtgccatgtactaaaaTTTAAAgaaatgcacgagttagaggaggaatagTTTCACAATccgtttcatcgcacgatccacaatatcaaagaagggtattattcctaaatgtccaagtagcctccaacttatagatgtagtcgacaacacaccaataaggagggctctactagacacgacacCTAGATAtcataggacactttaaaaccttaggctctgataccaagtttgtcacgccccaaactcggggagcgcgaccgacgctcaaccgagtgaacccggccgagcaagccttcTAGTTACTATCTACCCTAAACTCACTCATGGAAAAAGAGGTGATATATagtcattaattagacaatagggagatcatgaatacaataccaaaacctttctattagtttcttcatctttaatatctcaaaatacacaccCTTTTATAGGCTAAAGTGGAACAAATGATTTATTCAAACATAAACATGAATTGTTTGACTTCCCCCAACACCGACATACAACCCAcacaatgtctacggagcctctaagagatacaaaggagtacaatgatagtgccggcaacaaggctccggctatacctccaaacatgataacaaaatgtacaaaagatacatgaccccggaatgagggCGGGCTCACCAAGTCGGCTAggaggaaggtgtactgctatcgctAATCAACACTGcctactatggaaccacctgcatctatttaaagatgcagcgcccccggcaaaagggacgttagtactgtcgaatagtactagtatgtaaaactaaacacaatCTCAGTAGAATGAATTACAATACAAGGGGGAAcggtcaagaattcaataagagcttcaaataataattaaaacatcaagttatgggtcacataagttttcaagtcaatttccatgtttttaggttgggtgatcattagtgccgatataccataattcacaataccaccgtgttcttacacggagtccaatcacgacccgattggctaggtcgtctcatttgagacatcaaccataaccataatttcattataatttccagcacagtcaccatcatgtgtgcggcatggtgtccgatcacggcccgatcgactaggccgtatcacccgagacattacctttttctgTCAATCAACCATAATTTCATTATAGTTTCCAGCaaagtcaccaccatgtgtgcggcatggggtctgatcacggcccgatcggctaggtcgtcttacctgagacattaaattcacatatgagcaatttgggaatcttaggcacatagaggcttttcatacaatttggcataacaacctttatttcgatcttgacttgaagtcttaacatttttaacacatattccatattttgaacacatcctcaatgataaggtgatatgatgaagcatttataatacatattgagcatatatccttcaacacaaatacATTCGGAATAaccaattctagtatgatcaatttgggacttacaccgattacatgaacaccgtgggattcgattttAAGAAgaggggggtttagccaacatacctcaatgaaGCTTCTTTAAACTCTAAcatatttcggaattcttagcaacttcaatccattttagaaatataacaagttgaaccaaaattaggaagatgatcatgattctagcccatttgaacatattattaagcactaggtgtgcattaaggttttaaggcccttttgtgaaagattctatcattccccaacccattctctaccatatTTAAGTCACAACCTTCTttcaccctttgataacacatgcgtGCAAGATGAATAACTCCCATGCCCAAAAATTAACTTACTAATTACCCacttctagacaaaattcgaaattgagggttagggtatagaatcttacctttaggatgaagacctagtgagttttccttgttaatcttcaaagattcgagcaacaattgaaggacaatttgttgaagatcactctctcactctagggcactctctctgtAACActccggaaaatttcgaagtacatAAGTGTAAATCCCGATAAAATTTGCaaggaaaataatgtttcatggtgccggactaggtttacgtgttgaggattataaaaattctttgcggcgagcttgcgagctaCGGCTCAGACTtattgggttgaaaaatgcacggaaaagtaaaggaaactttttggcggaaaagtgcatttattcggtccattatgcgaccgcataatcactctgcgggccgcataatggccgcagaagtgagcaggagagggccattctggaagcagctatgcggtcgactatgcgacctcataactattatgcggtgtattatgcgaccgcatagtgaccgcatacacagacatatttttgatcatttttgtcagcaattatgcgaccgatatgcggtcgcatatgcgatcgcagaaccgttccggagctccatttttgggtttttaaaatccgaccctatttcgttaaatacactctttgggccatttttgagcaataatctgacactttagagtgagagagagtgccctagagtgagaaggtgttcttcaataattgttcttcaattcttgctcaagttttggaagattaaggatagaaactcactaggtcttcatcctagaggtaagattctacaccataaccctcaattttgaattttgtgtaggaatggataattagcaagataatttttgggcatgagggttgtttattttacatgcatgtgttatcaaagggtgtaggaagattgttgagctaaaaatggtcaagattgggttgtgggatgatggaatccttcataaaaaggaccttgaaaccttatgtaCACCtactgtttgataaaatgctcaagtgagctagaaccatgaccatcttcctaattttggtgcaatttgttatatttctaaaatagattgaagttgctaagaattctggaacatttagagtgtaaggaagctcaagtgaggt of Nicotiana tomentosiformis chromosome 7, ASM39032v3, whole genome shotgun sequence contains these proteins:
- the LOC138895819 gene encoding uncharacterized protein, coding for MDLLICYGYGLRGHIQRECRSSQHGVGSGTSQPSSSAAATSSAPPPARGTPAPAGRGAARGGAQSSGGPNCFYAISGRQSAEASPDVVTGILTVQSHDIYVLIDPGSTLSYVTPYVAMEFGIELEQLPEPFSISIPVGESIVSARVYRGCVVTVHGRDTLANLIELGMIDFDVIMRMDWLYSCFAKFDCRTRTVRHAAYIYFALHDGTSRIEGAKGTIEGFV